One region of Streptomyces capillispiralis genomic DNA includes:
- the nth gene encoding endonuclease III, whose translation MKKEPRNETTSGAAPAEKRAAPATKAAEATKGAEATKAAPAKKTASAERAAPATKAAQAKTTGPAKTTGAAKKASAAKKTSAAQKTPRAGKAAAAVVNTAPLRKKPLIAPKKATAAVKAAPVKTVVKPSEEESRTALVRRARRINRELAEVFPYAHPELDFENPFQLVVATVLSAQTTDLRVNQTTPALFAKYPTPEDLAAANPEEVEEILRPTGFFRAKTKSVMGLSKALVEDFGGEVPGRLEDLVKLPGVGRKTAFVVLGNAFGRPGITVDTHFQRLVRRWRWTEETDPDKIEAAVGALFPKSDWTDLSHHVIWHGRRICHARKPACGACPIAPLCPAYGEGETDPEKAKKLLKYEKGGLPGQRLKPPQAYLDAGGRPAPPLGAG comes from the coding sequence GTGAAGAAGGAACCGAGGAACGAGACCACGAGCGGGGCCGCACCGGCCGAGAAACGGGCTGCCCCGGCCACGAAGGCCGCCGAGGCCACGAAGGGCGCCGAGGCCACGAAGGCTGCCCCCGCCAAGAAGACTGCCTCCGCCGAGCGGGCTGCCCCGGCCACGAAGGCCGCCCAGGCCAAGACGACCGGTCCGGCCAAGACGACCGGTGCCGCCAAGAAGGCGAGCGCGGCCAAGAAGACGAGCGCCGCCCAGAAGACCCCCCGGGCCGGGAAGGCCGCCGCAGCCGTCGTCAACACGGCGCCCCTCCGCAAGAAGCCGCTCATCGCCCCCAAGAAGGCCACCGCGGCCGTGAAGGCAGCCCCGGTGAAGACCGTCGTGAAGCCGTCCGAGGAGGAGTCGCGCACCGCGCTGGTCCGGCGGGCCCGCCGGATCAACCGCGAGCTCGCCGAGGTGTTCCCGTACGCCCACCCGGAGCTGGACTTCGAGAACCCCTTCCAACTTGTGGTCGCCACCGTGCTGTCGGCCCAGACCACCGACCTGCGCGTCAACCAGACCACCCCCGCGCTCTTCGCGAAGTACCCCACCCCCGAGGACCTGGCCGCCGCCAACCCCGAGGAGGTGGAGGAGATCCTGCGCCCCACCGGTTTCTTCCGGGCCAAGACCAAGTCGGTGATGGGGCTGTCGAAGGCCCTCGTGGAGGACTTCGGCGGCGAGGTGCCGGGCCGCCTCGAGGACCTCGTCAAGCTGCCCGGCGTGGGCCGCAAGACCGCCTTCGTCGTGCTGGGCAACGCCTTCGGCCGCCCCGGCATCACCGTCGACACGCACTTCCAGCGCCTGGTGCGCCGCTGGCGCTGGACCGAGGAGACCGACCCCGACAAGATCGAGGCGGCCGTCGGCGCCCTCTTCCCCAAGAGCGACTGGACCGACCTCTCGCACCACGTGATCTGGCACGGCCGCCGCATCTGCCACGCCCGCAAGCCCGCCTGCGGCGCCTGCCCCATCGCGCCGCTCTGCCCGGCGTACGGCGAGGGCGAGACGGACCCGGAGAAGGCGAAGAAGCTGCTGAAGTACGAGAAGGGCGGCCTGCCGGGCCAGCGTCTGAAGCCCCCGCAGGCCTATCTGGACGCCGGCGGCAGGCCCGCCCCGCCGCTGGGGGCCGGATGA